The genomic stretch ACATTCTTTACAGTTGGTCTACATCCCTGGCTAGTGCGCAAGCTGACCGACATGCACTCATCAAGTATTCATATCTGGCTAATTTACAGTTAGAGTTTGACCGTCAGTCTCCTGTAAACATAAAACGTTAATTTCAAAGCTACCAAGATGCCTGATATCAAAGTTACGCCTTTAGGTAAGAGGTTTGcttaattatattgttaaaacgtatttaaaaacTTCATAAATGAGCCATGAGCAAATATAAGATGCATAACAAATTCGAAAATATTCTGTAGGAATCAACGATATTAGCAGATGAgttaagtttttaataaaaaataaataaaataaataataaatgaaaaatttaatttatgtttaatttaatttgtgtataCCTATAGGTTCGTAATTCAacgtaatataatatataattatttgacgtgtataatataaatagtttaatgttatatatacctttatgatataaaatgtaagcatttagcagacacttttattcaaagcgacttgcagtatattcaggctaacagtttttacctaatatattccctgggaatcgaacccacaaccttgcgctgctaacgcaatgctctaccactgagccacaggaataaaattattataaatggtATATGTCCTTTTAAATGTGTGAATCTGTTGTTTTGCAGGGGCTGGTCAGGATGTTGGCCGCAGCTGTATTTTGGTCTCCATCGGAGGCAAAAACATTATGCTTGACTGCGGGATGCACATGGGCTACAACGATGATGTGCGTTACAATGGTTCATGCTATGTTCACTTGTATGTATTCTGAGTATGATTATGTAATGTACAATTTCACTTGTATGCTTAACTATCTGTTTGATTTCAGAGACGTTTCCCAGATTTTAGTTACGTTACACAAAACGGTCGCCTCACTGAGTTCCTGGACTGTGTCATTATAAGGTTAGTGTATATTTGATGTGTAATGTGACCATTGTGTATGTCTTTCCCTTCTCCATTGTGATTTTTTCCCTTCTTTATGTTCTTCTCAGTCATTTCCATCTGGATCACTGCGGTGCTCTTCCCTACATGAGCGAGATGGTGGGTTACGACGGGCCCATCTACATGACCCACCCCACCAAAGCCATCTGCCCCATCCTGCTGGAGGACTTCAGAAAGATCACCGTAGACAAAAAGGGAGAAACCAACTTCTTCACTTCACAGATGATCAAAGACTGCATGAAGAAAGTTGTGCCACTCAACCTTCACCAAACAGTTCAGGTAAAAAGGCCATTGTATGGGAATTTGAaatcaattcattttatttattgttttatatatatatatatatacacacacactcatctaaaggattattaggaacacctgttcaatttctcattaatgcaattatctaatcaaccaatcacaaggcagttgcttcaatgcatttaggggtgtggtcctggtcaagataatctcctgaactccaaactgaatgtcagaatgggaaagaaaggtgatttaagcaattttgagcgtggcatggttgttggttccagacgggccggtctgagtttTTTCATAATccgctcagttactgggattttcacacacaaccatttctagggtttacaaagaatgttgtgagaagggaaaaacatccagtatgcgacAGTCCtggtgggcgaaaatgccttgttgatgcttgaggtcagaggagaatgggccgactgattcaagatgatagaagagcaactttgactgaaataaccactcgttacaaccgaggaatgcagcaaagcatttgtgaagccacaacacacacagccttgaggcggatgggctacaacagcagaaaaccccaccgggtaccactcatctccactacaaataggaaaaagaggctacaatttgcatgagctcaccaaaattggaccgttgaagactggaaaaatgttgcctggtctgatgagtctcgatttctgttgagacattcagatggtagagtcagaatttggcgtaaaccgaatgagaacatggatccatcatgccttgttaccactgtgcaggctgctggtggtggtgtaatggtgtgggggatgttttcttggcacatttTAGGCCCcatagtgccaattgggcatcgtttaaatgccatggcctacctgagcattgtttctgaccatgtccatccctttaggACCACCATgtaccaattatatatataataaattttagTAATCATTAAGTTCTTAATGACTtaagaattttgtttttacattttccttATTGAAAAGGTTCACATTACAACAGTATGTAAgcatcaaaaccttttttttgttgttaaatgttttttttattttttgagaattgtctctacttttagtttttttcttaacTACCTTACAAGatttcaaattataaattattattattatcttttgttatttattgttaaattaaacAAGTAGAAACTtttagaatattaatattttaatataaaaattaatcttATTTCTTTAAATCTGATATTTGATATACTGTTCAAGGATTTTGTATTGTTCAATTATTGTTaccattaaattaaacatgtagaaaccttttacataaaatgttgaaatcttTCTTTTAATCCAAATTTTCTTTATTgtgataaaataattactttttaaatgtagttcttttttgtttaaatgtagaatatttaaaaatatttgaattatttttttatgttgttaattTTCCCCATTCAGAatgtttaaactaaacaaaacttcAGAAGCATCAAATGAATGTGTTATGttactaattatttttatttatttattattattattattataggtagACGAAGAGCTGGAGATCAAAGCGTACTATGCAGGTCATGTCCTGGGAGCCGCGATGTTTCAAATCAAAGTCGGCTTGGAGTCTGTCGTCTATACAGTGAGTGTCACGTCGCTCATCACATACTCTGATTTTATGTTGTTCCGGTTGTTGACGTAATTTGCAAATTACATCTAAATCTATTTGTGTAGGGTGATTACAACATGACACCAGACAGACATTTGGGGTGAGTTCAATCTCCTGTTTTAGTCACAAATTTTATGTATGTTTCAGGTTAGATTCATTTAGGTTGAATTGTTTTCTGACTTGATTTACACAGAGCTGCATGGATTGACAAATGCCGACCAGATATTCTGATATCAGAGTCCACATACGCCACCACGATCAGAGACTCCAAACGCTGCAGGGAGAGAGATTTCCTGAAGAAGGTTCATGAAACAGTAGAGAGAGGAGGGAAGGTAATTAGGGCGCATTCATCGATGTAGATTTCAGCTGGCGTTTGGATGTGCATGTTCTGTTCATCTTTGTGTCTGTGTCGTAGGTCTTGATTCCAGTGTTTGCTCTGGGAAGAGCACAGGAACTCTGTATTCTGTTGGAAACTTTCTGGTGAGCTTGTACAGTTGTTCATTGCCTAGGATTGCTGCTGCTCACCTGTTCATTCTTACCTTTGTTAATATGTTTAACTACACAAATTCTGTTACGACACTCCTAACCTCTATATTAGCGCAGAATGGTGTGTAATCGCTGGCTCTTTGTTTTAACAGGGAGAGAATGAATCTGAAAGCCCCCATTTACTTCTCCACCGGGTTGACTGAGAAAGCCAATCACTACTACAAGCTCTTCATCACCTGGACCAATCAGAAGATCCGCAAGACCTTTGTACAAAGAAACATGTTTGAGTTCAAGCACATTAAAGCCTTTGATCGCTCGTATGCTGATAACCCTGGACCAATGGTAAGACCACTATGAAGAAATatgtataccgtatttttcggactataagtcacacctaagtataagtcacatcagtccaaaaatacgtctcacggctgtagatggtaatattttctctcggttcatgtcaaattaatttggataaataagtcacacatgACTATaagtatgaaaaaaagtgcgacttatagtccggaaaatacggtaattcatAATTGATATACTCAGCTAGTccacagatatatattttttattattagttcagtatttttctattttttattattaaatgatataTGTAAAAAGTACCCTTCTAGAATATTAAATTAGTATTCAAAAATAATATCAATGGAAATTTAAATCTTATTTCTGATATAATCTGCAAGGCTATATGGAGATTTTCATAGAttgtttcattgttaaattatttttataattatgcaaaatatatatatatatttctttttttttatttttattattagatgaTACTTGTAGAAACCAtagaatattaagtaatatttgaaaattaatattaatgaaaatgttaaactGGATAATCGATATACTATACAAGGATTTTCTTTTTGTACAATTATCAgcgttataataatattattaatttatgcgCAATGATTATGGTGATGatgattattaagtaataaaagtTGAAGCCTTTTAGAATATCAAACatggcatttttttaaatcttgtttctttaaacccttattttttttctaattttcatttaaaaaaaaaaaaaagtaataatttgttagtttaaaatgtgtatatttaaaatgattttccaCTAATAGGATGTTACATCTATCACAGAATAAGTAGTGAATCTTTTTGGTGATCAGAATCTAAAGGTTTACAGAGTGGTTTGACTCTTGATTCTCAAGAAGTTGGAAGTTGGAAGCCATTTCTGCTGTTAAGGCATTCAATAAGAACTGATGGATTGTTGAGAAGTGACTCAAACAAGTGCATGATATCATGTATAAGCAGAGGCTTTGACATCTGTTCCATCAGGTCGTGTTTGCCACCCCTGGGATGTTGCACGCTGGCCAGTCTTTACAGATATTCAAGAAATGGGCCGGCAATGAAAAGAACATGGTAAGATTCCTTATGAAACGAGAGATTGTGTTACTGAGACTTACTTAGCTAACACTGCAACTCATTCAAAGTGCATACGGACTAGTTGCTTActtatttattgagtttaatatatttatttcttagcTGATCATGCCAGGGTACTGTGTGCAAGGCACTGTGGGACACAAGATCTTGAATGGACAGAAAAAACTGGAGATGGAAGGAAGAGCAACGGTAATTATTGGCACTGCAAACAACGATTTTTATTAAGCTtcactagaatttttttttttttatttttttaaacctttaaccACACCTGAGATTAATTCTTATGTCAAACCTCTAGAATTCATGTATGAATTTGTATCCTACAATAACAGTACAAAATTGaaattgtaacatttaattaaatgtatttatttaatgttttaatgcattgaatatacaataaaaacaggaatACTGTGAAATATGTTTGCTtaattaaaagaactgttttttattttaaaatgttttaataataattgaaaataatgatcattattattagaatcactttttaaaatatattcaagtggaaaaattgtatttaaaattgtaGTATTATTTCACAATTGTAATTCCACACTTAGCCAATAGTGtatatggtttgtgtgtgtgtttagttggaAGTGAAGCTACAGGTGGAGTACATGTCCTTCAGCGCTCACGCTGACGCCAAAGGCATCATGCAGTTGATCCGCATGGCAGAACCTAGAAACATGCTGCTGGTGCACGGAGAGGCCAAGAAAATGGAGTTCCTCAAAGACAAGATCGAGCAAGAGTTTAGTAAGTCTACAGCTTCTCAAAATACTATAAAACTTTGGACTGTACAGCGTGCTTTGCTGTTGCTAAATTCCAGTTCTGTGATTTTACTCTTGGGATCTTTAGAGggtaaaaaatacaatacagGATTGAGGAATATGATCACTTTAATGGTGTACTTTACAGTGTTTGTTAGATGTTCTCCCTGTGCTAATGTTTCACCTCATGCAGGTATCAGCTGCTATATGCCGGCTAACGGAGAGACGACGACCGTAGTGACGAACCCCAGCGTCCCCGTGGACATCTCGCTCAATCTGCTGAAGAGAGAGATGGCTCTCGGAGGTGTTGATTGACACATACACCACTGACCGCTTTACTTGACCTGTTTACAGAAAAGCCATCATGACTTCTTGTCAAGTGGCTATATTGGTCTTGCAACTTCTGCTTTTCTTCTTTTAGATTGAGTTTATATTTTCTGGATCCCATTGGCTGGGTTCAAGTTAAGGTCAAACGACAATATTTCTGGCATAATGTGGATTACTAGAAAAATTACTTTCTTCCTTCTTAAAAATCTGGGTTAATCAGAGGCACTATCAGTTGAAGGGAATGAGGCCGatctgtaaacattaaaatactcgCTGTTAAGATTGTATAGCCACACAGTGTCAAAATAATATACACGTTAACAACTTACTAACGTTTCCTGAGTAAAATGATATATAGTTTTACTTTGTTGCCATGACATTATATTGTCATAAATGCTAAATCCCTAAAGGGACtgtaaaaattatgatttaaacatACAAGTGTATAATTTAACTAAATATAACAAGTGTTAAATGAAGCATTAATGCAAGCGCTTTTATTAAATTAGGAGTGTcacattactactactactactactacggtttcaattttttgtatttttacaatgtttatcatcaatattatgccatatttgaataaataatataacatgaAACTTTCTGGCAGGTCCGTTGCCTGATGCTAAAAGACCTCGCACCATGCATGGGACTTTAATAATGAAGGACAATGTAAGTCATCGTGGCTCTTTAGGTTCGATTTCATCATTTGTTTGACTAATATAAGGTGTCAGACGTTGTCTTCTgaatatgtgtgtctgtgtagagTCTACGGCTGGTTTCTCCAGAACAGGCTCTCAAAGAGCTGGGCCTCAGTGAACACCAGCTGCGCTTCACCTGCCGTGTGCAGCTCCACGACCCCCACAGCGACACCGACACACTCGGCCGCATCTACACACACCTCAAGAGGTCAGCCAactataccacacacacacacacacatactgttctATTGTTAATCATTCCCCCCTAACTTTCATGTAACAGGTTTAACTAAACTATTCAAAACAAAACCCACAGCGTATGTGGGATGTGTTATACTCTGATTTAACACTTAGAGGttaagcacttttttttcttcagaggaTATCAGTTATTTGTGATGTGACTTGAAAATGAAAGAGCAAAGATTCATGGAAACGAGGCTGAAAAACACAGCAAATTATAGCTTTATGGAAAGTCAGGGTAAACTTAAAAAACGAAAAAAACTTTGTGCGCATCCATCCATCAGATTTTATGTTGACCGATTGAAGTGAACTACGAAGATGTCTGATAAACacaccatttttttaaatgaaaaacattgaCAATACAGCCTCAGTCATTTTGGTACATCGCATGTAGGTGAGTCATTTCCCCCAAACGTTCGCCCCTCAGTGAACAACACTTCTACCTCTCAAGCCACAGTGTAAATGCCAGTCCATATGGGCAAATATAAGGTATGCGTGCATTCATAAGGGTTTCATTACAAGTCAAGTCCGTTTTTTTGTTCTCTCTTACAGTGTATTGAAAAGTTACAGCATCCAGCACGTCCCAGACGGCACGGTCATCGTAGAATCCATCGTCATTAAAGTGACGGCCTCAGCCGAGGAGCCCAACCTCAAAGTCGTTCTTCTCTCATGGAGCTATCAGGTGAACAAACATGTGATGAACTCATTCTTCTTCATTTAATCTGGATTATATTGTGTGCACTGTTTTTAAACCGCTTGAATATTTTAGTTTCTGTTTTGGGTTTGTGTATGTGGAAAATGTCACTTGTTTTTTTTGCCCCGTAGTTGGTCTAGTGGAATTCACAGTACATCACAGCCCACAAGGGAAACTTTTTGTACTTATGTTTCCAAACAAAGTGGTATCACCAACTGACAAAACAGACATATAACAATAAAATCACATTCTTCAGAATTTGTGACCCTTGTCTTGGGTCGCTGGtgtatatttgtagtaatagcccAAAAAATGTATTGGATGGGACAAATTATagctttttcttttatgccaaaaatcattctGACATTGttaaatcatgttccatgaagatattttgtaaatgttctactataaatatatcaaactacatttttgattagtaatattcattgctaagaattcatttggacaacttcaaaggtgttTTTCTCAGTATCTAGAttattttttgcactctcagatttcagatttttaagTAGTTGTATCCCCGACAAGTATTGTGCGatcataataaaccatacatcaatggaaagcttattttatttattcatcgaAAAAAttaccttatgactggttttgtggtccaaggtcacatgtGGCAAAATTGGATTGCAATTGAAATGGCGAGAAAGTGATTTTGTGGTGTCAGTCTAGCGTGGTTCACTTTATTTTTGTCTAATAGTGCATCCTCTAGAAATGTCTCTGACCACACCAAGACACGCTCAGAGCTTGTACTcatttagacactttttttttttttttttactttcattttattcagcaaggatgcaatgaattgatcaaaaaaatgacaagacatttttgttcttttaaagaatcctgaaaaaattaaattaaatttaaagtttcaatcattgataataagaataactttttcctgagcagcaaatcgaGAAATGAGTGTAATTTCTGAAGATGACActgaatgtgacactgaagactggagtgatggctgttgaaaattcagctttgacatcagagaaataaatgacgacattttaatgaatgaataatataaaatatattaaaaagaaagctGTTATTATGAAGTGTAATGATATTTACCAGTATTAATGGTTTTACTGaagtttttattaaatcaatgcaaccttagaaaaaaaaacttattagattttagattttgaaatgtaatattttaacctgtttctcattatgttttaatgattttgtccCCCTCAGGATGAAGAATTGGGCAGTTTCTTGTCTACGTTGCTGAAGAAAGGTCTGCCTTCGTGACTTTGGTGACACTTGATGTTTGTCTTTGgttaaataacaataacaataaagatttttttttttattgatgtcgtttgtgaaaatatatttatttcttagctttagataaaagttcaacataaaaaaagtgGTCAGTATTCAGAATTGCAAACAATATGCAGGGATGACACTGACATCCAAATCAACTAATATATGCAATAATTAATTGAtgagaaacaaaattaaaacacaaaaacattgcaTGAACCACTAAAAAGACTCAAGACCCAAGATcattacaaaaaaacaatttatcaGTCTAAGAGTAAGTTTGCTGTTATGTAGTAACTACAGTCATTCTCATTTGATTTTGCACTAGTAGTACAattatatgagaaaaaaaactcCTAGCCACATTGGAGTCCATATTTCTGTACTGCAGATTTGGCATTAAAGATGAATTTTATTAGCTGTCTTGCCTTTCTTTTACTCCTTTTAACTGAAACAGTTCAGCTGAAACAAAGCCATCAAAAGCCTTTGGAAATGGAATAAACCCCCTTTTTCTTCTTCAGCCTCAGTCTTTTGAGCCTCCATTTGTAGTGACCCGTAGCAAAGTAGTACAACAGCGGGTCCAGGAGGCTGTTTAGACTGACCAGAGCCATGGTCACCCTACGGAGGACGTAAATCCCGCCATCCTCTTTGATGTCTCTCAAGCGTGACAAGAGGTACGCTAGATGCACGACATGGTAAGGCAGAAAACACAGAATTGTGATGACCAGGATGGCGTAGATGATGCGCCGTGCCCCGCGGGCGGTGGAGTTGTTGATCCGGGCGATTCGACGGGCGACAATGGGGTAGCACACCAGGATGACCACAGAGGGCAGAAGGGAGCCAAAAATGAGACTGCATATGCTGTACGGGGCCAAGTCACTCCACTCCTCTTTAGTGAAGCCCTCAAAGCACATGTTCCCTTTGCTTGATAATGGGCATGTTAGCATGAAGGCCAACACGGCCGAGCCGGAGACCAACCACACAGCGGTGCTCACCAGAGCTGTGAGATTCGTGTTGCGAAGCTGCAGGTAGGTGTGAGGGTGGAGGGTGGCGATGTAGCGGTCCACGCAGATGCAGGTCATGAAGCTGATGCTGATGTAGATGTTGGCGAAGAAGATGGTGCCAGTGATGCGACACATGGCATCGCCAAATATCCAGTTGCTGTCATTGAGGTGGTAGTGGATACGAAATGGCAAGGCGAACAAGAAAAGCGTGTCGGCCACCGCTAggttaatgatatatatatttgaaggAGATTTCTGTTTGATTTTAAAGACGAAGTAATACAAAGCTCCGAGATTTCCAATCAATCCGAAAAACAAGACCAGGCTGTAGATGGGTGTGAAGAGGTAGCGCTGGAAATCTGTGTACAATATGGTTGTGTTTTCCATGATGCTGTCCGGTAAATATGTTCTTAAAGATTTTAGAGATTTGCTCGCATCAGCTCCCAAGTCTTGCTAGAATTGTAACGCATGCATTGTTCATAATTTTGGTTATTACTGTGCTTTTCGGTTCCCCATCAGGGTAGAGGTGAAAGTCAGTGAGTTTCCGCTGtggaaagaaaatattattattatcttatcgAGTCAAATATTATCTTTTAAATCATGTCAACAAGTGAAGAAGTTCTTGCACCAGGTGCTTATCATGTAAACAGGTTTAGTTTGTGACTGTGCCAGTTTCAGTACTAGTTCAGCTGACAGCATTTGTTGCTTAaagtcattaaattaaatatcgAATCGTCcctgaaaggggggggggggggcgttaaGGGGCCAGTTGCATACACACAGCCACTATGTTTGACTAAAAGTAAATCCAAGAGTTAGCTAAACCACTCTTACTTTTCTGTTCAAATTACACCGGAATATATttctgtaacttaaaaaaaatacaataataataataataattacatgactacctttttaagactagtctaaacAGTTTATGCAACCGGAATATCGtgaattttgtgtatttttgaataatataaaataagaaatgtgaagcttataatattataaaagcaCTTACATTATTTCCTCTGTTAAAACGTATGTATTATTTATTCGGCGTTATTTTTACCCTCGTTTTATACGCTACGTTGTCATGGCAACAAAGCCGTTAAGTTAGATCTAACTTTTACAGGTTAGCTGTCTTTTCTTCATAGCAGTGGGTTTGTAAAGTAATGCTAACACGCATATCGTTTACCTTTAGTGGATACACTTCAAAAACCGTGAGTATTTAATCGTTTATGGGTTGATCAATTCATTGTAAGTgcagcactttaaaaaaaataattaacattttgaggTAACGTTAATCAGCCAGTGCTGTCGATTGAGTTTAACTGACACTGGACACGGAatattaatttaaagcaaaaatgactGTCAAATGCATGTTTAATTCTCAATTTAACGTTTTATGCGGATTTATAATTTAAGAAaagtattaaattagaaaaaaaaaggaaatggaagaatatgccacacacacacacaaacaaatgttaCTTTGAGATGTACTTACAGTCAGTGATGAAGAAGTCGAATTAATATAAAAAGCACgttattttcatataaagccTAATGAGAGCTAGATGTTGCTCTGTCAGTGGTGGAAACTTATTCTGAGTATTGTGGTTTTACGCAGAGTTATGAAAAGACTGAACAGGAAATCCAGAAAGTGCAGCCTCCCACGGTGTTTTGAGGGGCCATGCAGACATGTTCGCACGTGGAAACGATGCATTTCATGTTCCACTGAGTGTACTGTAGTGTCTAGGGTTTAGGGTGGCTGTGTTGAAATGAGTCACCCCTGGAACTGAAGGGTGGTCGTACAGTGCACTGATGGAGAGTAAAAGTGGACTTGTATGATCGGAATACGCCAGTCGTTACTCACTTTTATCTGGTCGTATTGCTTCTGCTGTGGTTTTGTTCCTCTTGTGTAGAATCAGATTTGCTGATCTTAATCTGTGTCTAAAACCTCAAAAAAAGGTTTCGGTGTTGTCCTACTGTATGTACATGGTCAACATCTCCCATCATTTTACACTTGATGGATTTGGCATTTGGACACTAGGTGGCGCAAAGCGTGTTATAACCACTGATCTGTAATAAAGATATATTTGGATGCTTTTACACAAAagttttattgcattgcattcttGTACATGATCTTTTGACTATACTTTACATgaagcctttatatatatataatacattataaaagtatatcAATGCATTCATTTTGCCTTAAAATGCACCTCATAATGCACTGGTGCATACATATAACAATGTATAATAATTGTAAACACACAGTTAcagtataatacattataatgctttttatatatttatatttagaaactatgtgttttatatttaaacacaaaacaaacaaccgATTTCAGACGTTACAAGGAATCTGCAATCTTTATAATGCATTTGAACttgattacaattatttatgaaaagataAATACAACACTTACTTTCCAATAAAATACATCCTTAAAtcttaaagcaaaaataattttcttgagATTTGTAAGTCTTGATTAAAACTTTTTAGTGATAAACAGCTTTACAAAGCCATGCTACAAGCACAAAATGTTTAGACAGGATGTTTGCACTGAAGTGCAGGTAACACGCTGATGATCTTTGATACATTCATCTGTAATGTCCTGTAAAGATCTGTGCTTTGACCTTGCTCCTTGTCCTCTGGGCAAATCCACTGGCCTTTTTCAGCAACTGAAGCATCTTAAGGCTACATAAAAATTGTGAGGGTGGTAAAACTGTTGAATCACAGGAAATTCAGATGAAACTGAAAGTGAGCAGTCACCTTCCATAGCATCTTGCCCTACATGTGATTTCTCATCTAAATGCTTGATGAGGGAGAGTAGTATGTTTGATAGGAGAGTCGATTGATTCTAAGGTTGTAAATCTGACCTATAAATAGTAGCAGATGGTGTTT from Carassius auratus strain Wakin unplaced genomic scaffold, ASM336829v1 scaf_tig00006001, whole genome shotgun sequence encodes the following:
- the LOC113071129 gene encoding integrator complex subunit 11; translation: MPDIKVTPLGAGQDVGRSCILVSIGGKNIMLDCGMHMGYNDDRRFPDFSYVTQNGRLTEFLDCVIISHFHLDHCGALPYMSEMVGYDGPIYMTHPTKAICPILLEDFRKITVDKKGETNFFTSQMIKDCMKKVVPLNLHQTVQVDEELEIKAYYAGHVLGAAMFQIKVGLESVVYTGDYNMTPDRHLGAAWIDKCRPDILISESTYATTIRDSKRCRERDFLKKVHETVERGGKVLIPVFALGRAQELCILLETFWERMNLKAPIYFSTGLTEKANHYYKLFITWTNQKIRKTFVQRNMFEFKHIKAFDRSYADNPGPMVVFATPGMLHAGQSLQIFKKWAGNEKNMLIMPGYCVQGTVGHKILNGQKKLEMEGRATLEVKLQVEYMSFSAHADAKGIMQLIRMAEPRNMLLVHGEAKKMEFLKDKIEQEFSISCYMPANGETTTVVTNPSVPVDISLNLLKREMALGGPLPDAKRPRTMHGTLIMKDNSLRLVSPEQALKELGLSEHQLRFTCRVQLHDPHSDTDTLGRIYTHLKSVLKSYSIQHVPDGTVIVESIVIKVTASAEEPNLKVVLLSWSYQDEELGSFLSTLLKKGLPS
- the LOC113071130 gene encoding lysophosphatidic acid receptor 4-like, with amino-acid sequence MENTTILYTDFQRYLFTPIYSLVLFFGLIGNLGALYYFVFKIKQKSPSNIYIINLAVADTLFLFALPFRIHYHLNDSNWIFGDAMCRITGTIFFANIYISISFMTCICVDRYIATLHPHTYLQLRNTNLTALVSTAVWLVSGSAVLAFMLTCPLSSKGNMCFEGFTKEEWSDLAPYSICSLIFGSLLPSVVILVCYPIVARRIARINNSTARGARRIIYAILVITILCFLPYHVVHLAYLLSRLRDIKEDGGIYVLRRVTMALVSLNSLLDPLLYYFATGHYKWRLKRLRLKKKKGVYSISKGF